One window of Nonomuraea muscovyensis genomic DNA carries:
- a CDS encoding TerC family protein, with product MNLPAWIWLATIGGFGLVLALDFYLVARNPREPSFRECVGWVSFYVALACAFGVGLLVVSGPGRGGEFFAGWITEYSLSVDNLFVFLLIMSRFRVPRAYRQKVLLIGIVLALVMRGAFIAAGAEAVTRFDWLFYVFGAFLVYTAWKLIGHEEEEAEFSENVALRAVRRLLPTTDAYHGARLTVRPAGGARRMVTPMLIVMVAIGTTDLLFALDSIPAIFGLTKEPYLVFTANAFALMGLRQLFFLIGGLLDRLVYLSKGLSVVLAFIGVKLILEALHHDGVSWAPEIPILVSLGVIVGTLAVTTVLSLLKSARDTRAAARADEDGEVREVSERVEG from the coding sequence GTGAACCTGCCCGCCTGGATCTGGCTGGCCACGATCGGCGGCTTCGGCCTCGTCCTCGCCCTGGACTTCTACCTCGTCGCCCGCAACCCCCGCGAGCCGTCGTTTCGGGAGTGCGTCGGCTGGGTGTCCTTCTACGTGGCGCTGGCCTGCGCGTTCGGTGTCGGGCTGCTGGTGGTGTCGGGGCCCGGGCGCGGCGGGGAGTTCTTCGCCGGCTGGATCACCGAGTACTCGCTCAGCGTCGACAACCTGTTCGTCTTCCTGCTGATCATGAGCAGGTTCCGGGTACCGCGGGCCTATCGGCAGAAGGTGCTGCTCATCGGCATCGTGCTGGCCCTCGTCATGCGGGGCGCGTTCATCGCGGCCGGCGCGGAGGCGGTGACCAGGTTCGACTGGCTGTTCTACGTCTTCGGCGCCTTCCTCGTCTACACCGCCTGGAAGCTGATCGGGCACGAAGAGGAGGAGGCCGAGTTCTCGGAGAACGTCGCGCTGCGCGCCGTACGGCGGCTGCTGCCGACCACCGACGCCTACCACGGGGCCCGCCTGACGGTGCGGCCGGCCGGGGGCGCCCGGCGGATGGTCACGCCCATGCTCATCGTGATGGTGGCCATCGGCACCACCGACCTGTTGTTCGCGCTCGACTCGATCCCGGCCATCTTCGGGCTGACGAAGGAGCCCTACCTGGTCTTCACGGCCAACGCCTTCGCGCTGATGGGGCTGCGGCAGCTGTTCTTCCTCATCGGCGGGCTGCTCGACCGGCTCGTGTACCTGAGCAAGGGGCTGTCGGTGGTGCTGGCCTTCATCGGGGTCAAGCTGATCCTGGAGGCCCTGCACCACGACGGGGTGTCGTGGGCTCCGGAGATCCCGATCCTGGTGTCCCTGGGCGTCATCGTCGGCACCCTCGCGGTGACCACGGTGCTGAGCCTGCTCAAGTCCGCCCGTGACACCAGGGCCGCGGCCCGCGCGGACGAGGACGGCGAGGTGCGGGAGGTCTCGGAACGCGTCGAAGGCTGA
- a CDS encoding MFS transporter — protein MEKTTLVRDWRGRSYLVGPVPRDRSRMFWLAWAAMVAIGPLQYGYAALVARDGFTLISLAAWIVCQATGALPALRLVRRGRLGVRAALAAGAALSGLGLLAVAAGGPAPAVFLGYAVLGGLGAGVVYGVCTEVVSSWHPERPAVRVGLLTGAFGYGALPLVVWVGLDPDALRPAFLAAAVAAWAAVAVAARFLRLPPAGWWPGTVDPRAHALDAAILRRTPGSVRQFSLAQALRTRTLAALAAILVCAGAVSVFDVIVVARAGVWGPLALLVALNGAGRALAMRCSEVVGRRRVLVTVLALLALGQALLAASRSAGGGASALPWLGALAAGLAGGAFYPLVASLVRDFFGAERVGQIHAVVYSAKAVAGVGAVALAALAFTTPAGALLLAAGLTAVTALATTRLRAPGLPATLPA, from the coding sequence ATGGAGAAGACGACATTGGTCAGGGACTGGCGCGGCCGCTCCTACCTCGTCGGACCGGTCCCGCGCGACCGGTCCCGGATGTTCTGGCTCGCCTGGGCGGCCATGGTGGCGATCGGGCCGCTCCAGTACGGCTACGCGGCGCTCGTCGCCCGCGACGGTTTCACCCTGATCTCCCTGGCGGCGTGGATCGTCTGCCAGGCGACGGGCGCCCTGCCCGCCCTGCGCCTGGTGCGACGCGGCCGGCTCGGCGTGCGGGCCGCCCTGGCCGCGGGGGCGGCGCTGAGCGGCCTCGGCCTGCTCGCCGTCGCGGCCGGCGGCCCCGCCCCGGCCGTCTTCCTCGGCTACGCCGTCCTGGGCGGGCTGGGCGCCGGCGTGGTCTACGGCGTGTGCACCGAGGTGGTGTCCTCCTGGCATCCCGAGCGTCCGGCCGTCCGGGTCGGCCTGCTGACGGGCGCCTTCGGGTACGGCGCGCTGCCCCTGGTCGTGTGGGTGGGCCTCGATCCCGACGCGCTGCGCCCGGCCTTCCTCGCGGCGGCGGTCGCCGCCTGGGCAGCCGTCGCCGTGGCCGCCCGGTTCCTGCGGCTGCCGCCCGCCGGGTGGTGGCCCGGCACTGTCGATCCCCGCGCGCACGCGCTGGACGCGGCGATCCTGCGCCGCACCCCCGGCTCCGTCCGGCAGTTCTCCCTGGCCCAGGCCCTGCGCACGCGGACGCTCGCCGCGCTGGCCGCGATCCTGGTGTGCGCGGGCGCCGTGTCGGTGTTCGACGTGATCGTGGTCGCCCGCGCCGGGGTGTGGGGGCCGCTGGCCCTGCTGGTGGCACTGAACGGCGCCGGCCGGGCGCTGGCCATGCGCTGCTCGGAGGTCGTCGGCCGCAGGCGGGTGCTCGTCACCGTCCTCGCCCTCCTGGCTCTCGGCCAGGCTCTCCTCGCCGCGAGCCGGAGCGCGGGCGGCGGGGCGTCCGCACTGCCGTGGCTCGGCGCGCTCGCCGCCGGGCTGGCGGGCGGCGCCTTCTACCCGCTGGTCGCCAGCCTGGTCCGCGACTTCTTCGGCGCCGAGCGCGTCGGCCAGATCCACGCCGTCGTCTACAGCGCCAAGGCCGTGGCGGGGGTGGGCGCCGTCGCCCTGGCCGCCCTCGCCTTCACCACCCCGGCCGGGGCCCTGCTGCTCGCGGCCGGTCTGACGGCGGTCACCGCCCTGGCCACCACCCGCCTCCGCGCCCCTGGCCTCCCGGCCACCCTCCCCGCCTGA
- a CDS encoding Nramp family divalent metal transporter has translation MDTSKTPAAAAPPVEDERVWKAGRLEPMPIRRLPDAPPSVHILGPTVFLVALGVGMGESYMWPRLVLLFGPEIRWLFLIGVTLQAVVMLEMARYAMATGESIFSGAARVFKPLMWFFFVVAIAVYIWPGHLSAGAAAFEQITGIPWMVTAIIGLVLVGVVFSLAKVIYNVLENVLSLLIGTLVIGTAVVAAMVGSWSDVASTLSGMFAIGYLPSEAMSAAWFPVIVGACAFAGPSGMQQMWYTLHLRDSGAGMGAHIPRIRGLRHAGEEEAMPSRGFMFDTDDPAEMAKWRGWRRWVTFDALLLFWGVTMLVTVSFTVIAQAAARQNPGVRAVIQNEEREVALTAMADAVSSAGSSVLGTIFLGFIALIGLNATLGLFDSFSRGQADMTYNFVPGAKKLRMSHLYAGFLWGVIIFGILILLFGPADGPSGILDTLAFLSTFAMGAYCVTLLLVNNRMLPKPIRPRWWTNVIIGFGACFYLGMLFYSLFAFGVVVG, from the coding sequence GTGGACACATCGAAGACACCGGCCGCGGCAGCGCCGCCGGTCGAGGACGAACGAGTATGGAAAGCGGGCCGGCTGGAGCCGATGCCCATCAGGAGACTCCCCGACGCGCCCCCCTCGGTGCACATCCTCGGGCCCACGGTGTTCCTCGTGGCTCTGGGCGTGGGGATGGGCGAGTCGTACATGTGGCCCCGGCTCGTGCTGCTGTTCGGGCCGGAGATCCGCTGGTTGTTCCTGATCGGCGTCACGCTGCAGGCCGTGGTCATGCTGGAGATGGCACGCTACGCCATGGCCACGGGGGAGAGCATCTTCTCCGGCGCGGCCCGGGTGTTCAAGCCGCTGATGTGGTTCTTCTTCGTCGTCGCCATCGCCGTCTACATCTGGCCGGGGCACCTGTCGGCCGGGGCGGCGGCGTTCGAGCAGATCACCGGGATTCCGTGGATGGTGACCGCGATCATCGGGCTCGTCCTGGTCGGGGTGGTCTTCAGCCTGGCCAAGGTGATCTACAACGTGCTGGAGAACGTGCTGTCGCTGCTCATCGGGACCCTGGTGATCGGCACCGCCGTGGTCGCCGCCATGGTGGGCTCCTGGAGCGACGTCGCCAGCACCCTGTCCGGGATGTTCGCCATCGGCTACCTGCCGTCGGAGGCCATGTCGGCGGCCTGGTTCCCGGTGATCGTCGGCGCGTGCGCGTTCGCCGGGCCCTCCGGCATGCAGCAGATGTGGTACACGCTGCACCTGCGCGACTCGGGGGCCGGCATGGGCGCCCACATCCCGCGCATCCGCGGCCTGCGGCACGCGGGCGAGGAGGAAGCCATGCCGTCGCGGGGGTTCATGTTCGACACCGACGACCCGGCCGAGATGGCCAAGTGGAGGGGCTGGCGGCGGTGGGTCACCTTCGACGCGCTGCTGCTGTTCTGGGGCGTCACCATGCTGGTGACGGTCTCGTTCACGGTCATCGCGCAGGCGGCCGCCCGGCAGAACCCCGGCGTCCGCGCGGTCATCCAGAACGAGGAGCGCGAGGTCGCGCTGACCGCGATGGCGGACGCCGTCTCCTCGGCGGGCAGCTCGGTGCTCGGCACGATCTTCCTCGGCTTCATCGCGCTGATCGGCCTGAACGCCACGCTCGGGCTGTTCGACTCCTTCTCCCGCGGCCAGGCCGACATGACCTACAACTTCGTGCCCGGCGCGAAGAAGCTGCGCATGTCGCACCTGTACGCGGGCTTCCTCTGGGGCGTGATCATCTTCGGCATCCTGATCCTGCTGTTCGGCCCGGCCGACGGGCCGAGCGGGATCCTGGACACGCTGGCGTTCCTGTCGACGTTCGCGATGGGGGCGTACTGCGTGACGCTGCTGCTGGTCAACAACCGCATGCTGCCCAAACCGATCAGGCCGCGCTGGTGGACCAACGTGATCATCGGGTTCGGCGCCTGCTTCTACCTCGGGATGCTGTTCTACAGCCTGTTCGCCTTCGGCGTGGTCGTGGGCTGA
- the frc gene encoding formyl-CoA transferase: protein MAVKALEGVRVLDMTHVQSGPSATQLLAWLGADVVKLEAPTGDITRRQLRDVPDVDSLYFTMLNCNKRSITLNMKSERGKEIFTELVKGSDVLVENFGPGAVDRMGFPWERLQELNPRLVYASIKGFGAGRYATFKAYEVIAQAMGGSMATTGFEEGPPLATGAQIGDSGTGIHAVAGILAALVQRERTGRGQRVQVAMQHAVLNLCRVKLRDQQRLAHGPLREYPNRTFGDEVPRSGNASGGGQPGWAVRCAPGGPNDYIYVIVQPVGWRPLSAIIGRPELADDPEWATPEARLPKLDKMFQLIEEWTIRQDKWTVLDRLNAENIPCGPILSTKELAEDESLRQEGIVVTVDHPQRGEFLTVASPLQLSDSPVEVRTPPLLGEHNQEIYASIGVGAEELAELKQNGVI, encoded by the coding sequence GTGGCTGTGAAGGCTCTCGAAGGTGTCCGCGTCCTCGACATGACCCACGTCCAGTCCGGCCCGTCGGCCACCCAGCTGCTCGCCTGGCTCGGCGCCGACGTGGTCAAGCTGGAGGCCCCCACCGGCGACATCACCCGCCGGCAGCTCCGCGACGTGCCCGACGTCGACAGCCTCTACTTCACGATGCTCAACTGCAACAAGCGCAGCATCACGCTCAACATGAAGAGCGAGCGCGGCAAGGAGATCTTCACCGAGCTGGTGAAGGGCTCCGACGTGCTGGTGGAGAACTTCGGGCCGGGCGCCGTGGACCGGATGGGCTTCCCCTGGGAGCGCCTCCAGGAGCTCAACCCGCGCCTGGTCTACGCCTCGATCAAGGGCTTCGGCGCCGGCCGCTACGCCACGTTCAAGGCGTACGAGGTGATCGCCCAGGCGATGGGCGGCTCGATGGCCACCACCGGCTTCGAGGAGGGCCCGCCGCTGGCGACCGGCGCCCAGATCGGCGACTCCGGCACCGGCATCCACGCGGTCGCCGGCATCCTGGCCGCCCTGGTGCAGCGCGAGCGGACCGGCCGCGGCCAGCGGGTGCAGGTGGCCATGCAGCACGCCGTGCTGAACCTGTGCCGGGTCAAGCTGCGTGACCAGCAGCGGCTCGCGCACGGCCCGCTACGCGAGTACCCCAACAGGACCTTCGGCGACGAGGTGCCCCGCTCGGGCAACGCCAGCGGCGGCGGCCAGCCCGGCTGGGCGGTGCGCTGCGCGCCCGGCGGGCCCAACGACTACATCTACGTGATCGTCCAGCCGGTCGGCTGGCGGCCGCTGTCGGCCATCATCGGCCGTCCCGAGCTGGCCGACGACCCCGAGTGGGCCACGCCCGAGGCCCGGCTGCCCAAGCTGGACAAGATGTTCCAGCTCATCGAGGAGTGGACGATCCGCCAGGACAAGTGGACCGTCCTCGACCGGCTCAACGCCGAGAACATCCCGTGCGGGCCCATCCTGTCCACCAAGGAGCTCGCCGAGGACGAGAGCCTGCGCCAGGAGGGCATCGTCGTCACCGTCGACCACCCCCAGCGCGGCGAGTTCCTCACCGTCGCCAGCCCGCTGCAACTGTCGGACTCGCCGGTCGAGGTGCGGACCCCGCCGCTGCTCGGCGAGCACAACCAGGAGATCTACGCCTCCATCGGCGTCGGCGCCGAGGAACTGGCCGAGCTGAAGCAGAACGGAGTCATCTGA
- a CDS encoding acetate--CoA ligase family protein gives MDAVMDVEMDGVREILEKARAAGRSALTAPEGRRICQAYGIATPGEGLATSAGEAARIAAEIGLPVVLKIVSPDILHKTDAGGVLVGLRTEGEVRDGYERVVANARAHDAAARIDGVQVQQLVGGGHEVIVGAVTDPTFGKIVAFGLGGVLVEVLKDVTFRLAPVSGDDALAMLDDIRAADVLRGARGAEPANREALAGLIERVGRLVADHPEITEVDLNPVFASAAGAVAADVRIIVGEPAPEPERPSREEILRQMTRIFRPRSVAVIGASAETGKIGNSVMRNLINGGFQGQIFPINPKASEIMGLPAYRSVADVPYDVDVAVFAIPAKFVAPALEEVGRKGAAGAIMIPSGFAETGNAEGQREIVEIARRHGVRVLGPNIYGYYYTPANLCATFCTPYDVKGGVALTSQSGGIGMAILGFSRTTRMGVSAIVGVGNKADVDEDDLLTFFEQDDHTRAVAMHLEDLKDGRGFVEAARRVVREKPVIVLKAGRTAMGARAAGSHTGALAGDDKVYDDILKQAGVVRAPGLNDMLEYARTLPLLPAPKGENVVIITGAGGSGVLLSDACVDAGLTLMDIPPDLDEAFRAHIPPFGAAGNPIDITGGEPPTTYENTVRLGLADERIHALVLGYWHTIVTPPMVFAELIARVVAEERDKGNVKPVVASLAGDTEVEEACEYLFEHGVVAYPYTTEKPVAVLGAKYRWARAAGLLR, from the coding sequence ATGGACGCGGTCATGGACGTGGAGATGGACGGCGTCCGGGAGATCCTGGAAAAGGCGCGGGCGGCGGGCCGTTCGGCGCTGACCGCGCCCGAGGGGCGGCGGATCTGCCAGGCGTACGGCATCGCCACCCCCGGCGAGGGCCTGGCGACGTCGGCCGGCGAGGCGGCCCGGATCGCCGCCGAGATCGGCCTCCCCGTGGTGCTCAAGATCGTCTCGCCCGACATCCTGCACAAGACCGACGCGGGCGGCGTCCTGGTCGGGCTGAGGACGGAGGGGGAGGTCAGGGACGGCTACGAGCGCGTCGTCGCCAACGCCCGCGCCCACGATGCGGCCGCCCGCATCGACGGCGTGCAGGTGCAGCAGCTCGTCGGCGGCGGCCACGAGGTCATCGTCGGCGCGGTCACCGACCCCACCTTCGGCAAGATCGTCGCCTTCGGCCTCGGCGGGGTGCTGGTCGAGGTGCTCAAGGATGTGACCTTCCGGCTTGCCCCGGTTTCGGGTGATGATGCGCTTGCGATGCTGGACGACATCAGAGCGGCGGACGTGCTCCGTGGTGCCCGCGGGGCCGAGCCCGCGAACCGGGAGGCGCTCGCGGGGCTGATCGAGCGGGTCGGCCGGCTCGTCGCCGACCACCCCGAGATCACCGAGGTGGACCTCAACCCCGTCTTCGCGAGCGCCGCCGGAGCCGTCGCCGCCGACGTGCGGATCATCGTCGGCGAGCCGGCGCCCGAGCCCGAGCGGCCCTCCCGCGAGGAGATCCTCCGGCAGATGACCCGCATCTTCCGGCCGCGCTCGGTCGCCGTGATCGGCGCGTCCGCCGAGACCGGCAAGATCGGCAACTCGGTCATGCGCAACCTCATCAACGGCGGCTTCCAGGGCCAGATCTTCCCGATCAATCCCAAGGCCTCCGAGATCATGGGGCTGCCCGCCTACCGGAGCGTCGCCGACGTGCCCTACGACGTGGACGTGGCGGTCTTCGCCATCCCCGCGAAGTTCGTCGCCCCGGCACTGGAGGAGGTGGGGCGCAAGGGCGCCGCCGGCGCCATCATGATCCCGTCGGGCTTCGCCGAGACCGGAAACGCCGAGGGCCAGCGCGAGATCGTCGAGATCGCCAGACGGCACGGCGTGCGCGTGCTCGGCCCCAACATCTACGGCTACTACTACACGCCCGCCAACCTCTGCGCGACCTTCTGCACCCCCTACGACGTCAAGGGCGGGGTCGCGCTGACCTCGCAGAGCGGCGGCATCGGCATGGCCATCCTGGGCTTCAGCCGCACCACCCGGATGGGCGTGTCGGCCATCGTCGGCGTCGGCAACAAGGCCGACGTGGACGAGGACGACCTGCTCACCTTCTTCGAACAGGACGACCACACCCGCGCCGTCGCCATGCACCTGGAGGACCTCAAGGACGGCCGCGGCTTCGTCGAGGCGGCCCGCCGGGTCGTCAGGGAGAAGCCGGTCATCGTGTTGAAGGCCGGCCGCACCGCGATGGGCGCCAGGGCAGCCGGCTCCCACACCGGCGCCCTGGCCGGCGACGACAAGGTCTACGACGACATACTCAAGCAGGCCGGCGTGGTCCGCGCGCCCGGGCTCAACGACATGCTCGAGTACGCCAGGACCCTGCCGCTGCTGCCCGCGCCCAAGGGTGAGAACGTGGTCATCATCACCGGGGCGGGCGGCTCCGGGGTGCTCCTGTCGGACGCCTGCGTGGACGCCGGGCTGACGCTCATGGACATCCCGCCGGACCTGGACGAGGCGTTCCGCGCCCACATCCCGCCGTTCGGCGCCGCCGGCAACCCCATCGACATCACCGGCGGCGAGCCGCCCACGACCTACGAGAACACCGTCCGCCTCGGCCTGGCCGACGAGCGCATCCACGCGCTCGTGCTCGGCTACTGGCACACGATCGTCACCCCGCCCATGGTCTTCGCCGAGCTGATCGCCCGCGTGGTGGCCGAGGAGCGGGACAAGGGCAACGTCAAGCCGGTCGTGGCCTCGCTCGCCGGGGACACCGAGGTGGAGGAGGCCTGCGAGTACCTGTTCGAGCACGGCGTGGTCGCCTACCCGTACACGACGGAGAAGCCCGTCGCGGTCCTCGGCGCCAAGTACCGCTGGGCCCGGGCGGCCGGACTGCTGCGCTAG
- a CDS encoding thiamine pyrophosphate-binding protein gives MSETISGGHLVAKALKAEGVDVIYTLCGGHIIDIYDGCVDEGIEVIDVRHEQVAAHAADGHARITGRPGCAVVTAGPGTTDAVTGVANAFRAESPMLLIGGQGALSQHKMGSLQDLPHVDMMTPITKFAATVPSTERVADIVSMAFRECYHGAPGPSFLEIPRDVLDAKVPLDRARIPKAGHYRASTRQQGDPEAIERLADLLAHAEKPCVLLGSQVWTCRATDAAIDFVRALNVPAYMNGSGRGTLPPGDPHHFQLSRRHAFTEADLIIIVGTPFDFRMGYGKRLSPSATVVQIDLDYRTVGKNRDIDLGIVGDAGLILSAAAQAASGRLDGAAARRKEWLDELRAVEAKAYDKRLPRQLSDARPIDPYRLVHEINEFLTEDTIYIGDGGDIVTFSGQVVQPKSPGHWMDPGPLGTLGVGMAFAMAAKQARRDKEVLCLFGDGAFSLTGWDFETMVRFDLPFIGVIGNNSSMNQIRYGQAAKYGAERARVGNTLGDIRYGEFAKLLGGHGEEVRDPAEIGPALRRARESGKPSLINVWVDPEVYAPGTMNQTMYK, from the coding sequence ATGTCAGAAACGATCTCTGGCGGACATCTTGTGGCCAAGGCACTCAAGGCCGAGGGCGTGGACGTGATCTACACGCTCTGCGGCGGCCACATCATCGACATCTACGACGGTTGTGTCGACGAGGGCATCGAGGTCATCGACGTACGCCACGAACAGGTGGCCGCCCACGCGGCCGACGGCCACGCCCGCATCACCGGCAGGCCCGGCTGCGCCGTGGTCACGGCCGGGCCGGGCACCACCGACGCGGTCACCGGCGTGGCCAACGCCTTCCGCGCGGAGAGCCCGATGCTGCTCATCGGCGGGCAGGGCGCGCTCAGCCAGCACAAGATGGGCTCGCTGCAGGACCTGCCGCACGTCGACATGATGACGCCGATCACCAAGTTCGCCGCGACGGTGCCCAGCACCGAGCGGGTGGCCGACATCGTCTCGATGGCGTTCCGGGAGTGCTACCACGGCGCGCCCGGCCCGTCGTTCCTGGAGATCCCGCGCGACGTGCTCGACGCGAAGGTGCCGCTGGACAGGGCGCGCATCCCCAAGGCCGGCCACTACCGCGCCTCGACGCGCCAGCAGGGCGACCCCGAGGCGATCGAGCGGCTGGCCGACCTGCTCGCGCACGCGGAGAAGCCGTGCGTGCTGCTCGGCAGCCAGGTCTGGACCTGCCGCGCGACCGACGCCGCCATCGACTTCGTCCGCGCGCTCAACGTGCCGGCCTACATGAACGGCTCCGGCCGCGGCACCCTCCCGCCGGGCGACCCGCACCACTTCCAGCTCTCCCGGCGGCACGCCTTCACCGAGGCCGACCTCATCATCATCGTCGGCACGCCGTTCGACTTCCGGATGGGCTACGGCAAGCGCCTGTCACCGTCGGCCACGGTCGTCCAGATCGACCTCGACTACCGCACCGTCGGCAAGAACCGCGACATCGACCTCGGGATCGTCGGCGACGCCGGCCTCATCCTGTCGGCGGCGGCCCAGGCCGCGAGCGGCCGGCTCGACGGCGCGGCGGCCAGGCGCAAGGAGTGGCTCGACGAGTTGCGCGCGGTCGAGGCCAAGGCGTACGACAAGCGCCTGCCGCGCCAGCTGTCCGACGCCCGGCCGATCGACCCGTACCGGCTCGTGCACGAGATCAACGAGTTCCTCACCGAGGACACCATCTACATCGGCGACGGCGGCGACATCGTCACCTTCTCCGGCCAGGTCGTCCAGCCCAAGTCGCCCGGCCACTGGATGGACCCGGGCCCACTCGGCACGCTCGGCGTCGGCATGGCCTTCGCGATGGCCGCCAAGCAGGCTCGCCGCGACAAGGAGGTGCTCTGCCTGTTCGGCGACGGCGCCTTCAGCCTGACCGGCTGGGACTTCGAGACCATGGTCCGCTTCGACCTGCCGTTCATCGGCGTCATCGGCAACAACTCCTCGATGAACCAGATCCGCTACGGCCAGGCCGCCAAGTACGGCGCGGAGCGTGCCCGCGTCGGCAACACCCTCGGCGACATCCGCTACGGCGAGTTCGCCAAGCTGCTCGGCGGCCACGGCGAGGAGGTGCGCGACCCGGCCGAGATCGGGCCGGCGCTGCGGCGGGCGCGCGAGTCGGGCAAGCCGTCGCTCATCAACGTGTGGGTCGATCCCGAGGTGTACGCCCCGGGGACCATGAACCAGACCATGTACAAGTAG
- the sucC gene encoding ADP-forming succinate--CoA ligase subunit beta, giving the protein MDLYEYQAKELFGRRGIPVPAGGVATSPEQAREIATGLAAPVVVKAQVKTGGRGKAGGIRAASGPGETEAEAARVLGMDIRGHVAHAVLVEAATTPAEEYYAAYLVDRAEGTFLAMVSRHGGMDIEEVAASDPDALVRLPIDPLAGVDADTAGLLAEKAGLPPETAKVLHRLWQVMVEEDALLVEVNPLVRTADGRIMALDGKVTLDGNAAFRHDREPPAASGGLEDRARAKGLNYVKLAGRVGVVGNGAGLVMSTLDVVAQAGAAPANFLDIGGGASAQVMADGLEIILSDPDVRSVLVNVFGGITTCDAVATGIVTALHQLGERGLSRPIVVRLDGNNAEVGRRILSDARHPAVRQVFTMDGAAELAAGLAAGA; this is encoded by the coding sequence ATGGACCTGTACGAGTACCAGGCCAAGGAACTCTTCGGGCGCCGCGGGATACCGGTTCCGGCCGGCGGCGTCGCCACCAGTCCGGAGCAGGCCCGCGAGATCGCGACCGGGCTGGCCGCTCCCGTCGTCGTCAAAGCGCAGGTGAAGACCGGCGGCCGGGGCAAGGCCGGCGGCATCAGAGCCGCGTCGGGCCCGGGCGAGACCGAGGCGGAGGCCGCCCGCGTCCTCGGGATGGACATCAGGGGACACGTCGCGCACGCGGTCCTCGTCGAGGCGGCCACCACGCCCGCCGAGGAGTACTACGCCGCCTACCTGGTGGACCGGGCCGAGGGGACGTTCCTCGCCATGGTGTCGCGCCACGGCGGGATGGACATCGAGGAGGTCGCGGCGAGCGACCCGGACGCGCTGGTCCGGTTGCCGATCGACCCGCTGGCCGGGGTGGACGCCGACACCGCCGGGCTGCTGGCCGAGAAGGCCGGCCTGCCGCCGGAGACGGCGAAGGTGCTGCACCGGCTCTGGCAGGTCATGGTCGAGGAGGACGCCCTGCTCGTGGAGGTCAACCCGCTCGTCCGCACCGCCGACGGGCGGATCATGGCACTCGACGGCAAGGTGACCCTCGACGGCAACGCCGCCTTCCGCCACGACCGGGAGCCGCCCGCCGCCTCCGGCGGGCTGGAGGACCGGGCCCGCGCCAAGGGGCTGAACTACGTCAAGCTGGCCGGCCGGGTCGGTGTCGTGGGCAACGGCGCCGGGCTCGTCATGAGCACGCTCGACGTGGTCGCCCAGGCGGGCGCGGCCCCCGCGAACTTCCTCGACATCGGCGGCGGCGCCTCCGCCCAGGTCATGGCCGACGGACTGGAGATCATCCTGTCCGATCCCGACGTGCGCTCGGTCCTGGTGAACGTCTTCGGCGGTATCACCACCTGCGACGCCGTGGCCACCGGCATCGTCACCGCGCTGCACCAGCTCGGCGAGCGCGGCCTGAGCAGACCCATCGTCGTCCGGCTGGACGGCAACAACGCCGAGGTGGGGCGGCGCATCCTCAGCGACGCCCGGCACCCGGCGGTCCGGCAGGTGTTCACCATGGACGGCGCCGCCGAGCTGGCGGCCGGACTCGCGGCAGGTGCGTGA
- a CDS encoding GntR family transcriptional regulator translates to MLHSVQAGAKIPRPATLRESVIEAIQELIVSGQLKPGQHLVESELAELLGVSRQPVREALQQLSGEGWVDLHPGQGAFVHVPTVEEADQLLAVRALLETESARLAAQHASEEGVKRLRELCARGTAAVEADEIDTAVATNSELHALVTALSGNKVLAELAAQVARRVRWYHTPVARQRGMTSWREHAALIDAIEAGDGERAAHIMREHTEHTRASYMEQRAGEPVEPLPKPVRRRRPRTLSAG, encoded by the coding sequence ATGTTGCACTCGGTTCAGGCAGGCGCCAAGATCCCCCGCCCGGCCACGCTCCGGGAGAGCGTGATCGAGGCCATCCAGGAGCTGATCGTCTCCGGCCAGCTCAAACCGGGTCAGCACCTGGTGGAGAGCGAGCTGGCCGAGCTGCTGGGCGTGTCGCGGCAGCCGGTGCGCGAGGCGCTGCAGCAGCTCAGCGGCGAGGGGTGGGTCGATCTGCATCCGGGCCAGGGGGCGTTCGTGCACGTCCCCACGGTGGAGGAGGCCGACCAGCTCCTCGCCGTCCGGGCGCTGCTGGAGACCGAGTCCGCCCGGCTCGCCGCGCAGCACGCGAGCGAGGAGGGCGTCAAGCGGCTGCGCGAGCTGTGCGCGCGCGGCACGGCGGCCGTCGAGGCCGACGAGATCGACACGGCCGTGGCCACCAACTCCGAGCTGCACGCCCTGGTGACGGCGCTGTCGGGCAACAAGGTGCTGGCCGAGCTGGCCGCCCAGGTCGCGCGCCGGGTGCGGTGGTACCACACGCCGGTGGCGCGGCAGCGCGGCATGACGTCCTGGCGCGAGCACGCCGCGCTGATCGACGCCATCGAGGCGGGTGACGGGGAGCGGGCCGCGCACATCATGCGCGAGCACACCGAGCACACCCGCGCGAGCTACATGGAGCAGCGTGCCGGCGAGCCGGTGGAGCCGCTGCCCAAGCCGGTACGCCGCCGCCGCCCACGCACCCTGTCCGCCGGCTGA